A genomic segment from Peribacillus sp. ACCC06369 encodes:
- a CDS encoding PstS family phosphate ABC transporter substrate-binding protein: protein MRRFKFMAMTAVMGGVIAVAAGCGSNDTTNSGKGNETASDQLKGEVIMDGSSTVFPIMEAVAEEYMAEQPDVKVSVGSSGTGGGFKKFIAGETDLSNASRPVKDEESALLDEKGVKYTEMKLAFDGISIVVNKDNEFIDKMTVDELKKLWVDNGSVKKWSDIRPEWPKEEIKFYSPGTDSGTYDYFNEVILEEKPMVENATLSEDDNVLVQGVEGDKNAIGFFGFAYYAENKDKLKVVSIDNGKGAVEPTHETIKSGEYAPLSRPLYTYVSNKSVAEKEQVADYTQFVIENAGELSEEVGYVSLPEEEYKKDLEKLNELKK from the coding sequence ATGAGACGTTTCAAATTTATGGCAATGACTGCAGTAATGGGTGGAGTAATCGCAGTGGCAGCTGGATGTGGATCTAATGATACTACAAATAGCGGTAAAGGAAATGAAACGGCTTCAGATCAACTCAAGGGCGAAGTGATTATGGATGGTTCATCGACTGTATTTCCAATCATGGAAGCAGTTGCTGAAGAATATATGGCGGAACAACCTGATGTTAAAGTATCTGTAGGATCATCGGGAACAGGTGGCGGATTTAAAAAATTCATCGCTGGTGAAACGGATCTAAGTAATGCGTCCCGACCAGTCAAAGACGAAGAAAGTGCGTTACTTGATGAAAAGGGAGTTAAGTATACAGAAATGAAGCTTGCGTTTGATGGTATTTCTATCGTTGTCAATAAAGATAATGAGTTCATTGATAAAATGACAGTTGACGAACTAAAAAAGCTTTGGGTTGACAATGGATCAGTGAAGAAATGGTCTGATATACGTCCGGAATGGCCGAAGGAAGAAATTAAATTTTACTCTCCGGGAACTGATTCTGGCACATACGATTATTTCAACGAAGTTATTTTAGAGGAAAAACCAATGGTCGAAAATGCGACTCTTTCTGAAGATGATAACGTTCTTGTACAAGGGGTCGAAGGTGACAAAAATGCGATTGGTTTCTTCGGATTTGCTTACTATGCAGAAAATAAGGATAAATTAAAAGTTGTATCCATCGATAATGGTAAGGGTGCTGTTGAGCCTACCCATGAAACGATTAAAAGCGGGGAGTATGCACCACTGTCTCGTCCTCTGTACACATATGTATCCAATAAAAGTGTAGCTGAAAAGGAACAAGTGGCTGATTATACTCAATTCGTCATTGAAAATGCTGGAGAGCTTTCTGAAGAAGTAGGCTACGTTAGCTTACCGGAAGAAGAGTACAAGAAGGATCTTGAAAAATTGAACGAACTAAAAAAATAA
- a CDS encoding penicillin-binding protein 2: MNKKKKKKTHVPFRLNILFFLVFVLFSALILRLGVVQIVYGDDYRREIERTEEVTVNNSVPRGKMYDRNLKLMVDNQPLDAITYTRKQGTKQTEMVETAEKLAKLIEKDTKKVTERDKKDFWILNNPKLAEKNVTDKERKKVEEGELEESDLYKLQLDRITSDEIELSKDELEVLAIYREFASGYALTPQIVKNKKVTKEEFAKVSENLDSLPGVDISTDWDRFYTYNKTLKSVLGKVSSSEEGLPSESLNYYLARDYSRNDRVGKSYIEAQYEDILQGQKAKVRNVTDKSGNVVDSEVITEGSRGKDLILTVDMDLQLATEEIIEKELIAKKKMGNTKFLDRAFVVMMDPDTGEILTMAGKKYEKDSKTGKSSIEDFALGNITTSYTMGSSVKGATVLTGYQQGAIQPGTYFYDTKLKIKGTKEKGSYSNFGNINDLTALKVSSNVYMFRTAINIAGAHYVPNEPLNISSSAFSTMRNSFAQFGLGVRTGIDLPNEMSGFKGSETSPGKLLDLAIGQYDTYTPIQLVQYVSAIANGGNRMKPHMVKEIRDPVDNNEELGPIAEDVSPTVLNRLEMKEEWIERVQSGFEKVSMEQGGTAYKYFGKKPYTVAAKTGTAQAFYDGPNRADYSEPQDTMNITLVGYAPAKNPEVAFAVVVPWAYQGHSGHDMSKKIGEEIMDTYFDLKKERAKKENTETSTDLKVENGKDVQKDQAEVRKSQENE, from the coding sequence TGGGAAAATGTATGACCGGAATTTAAAATTGATGGTCGATAACCAACCACTGGATGCAATTACATATACACGAAAGCAAGGTACGAAACAAACAGAAATGGTGGAAACGGCTGAAAAACTCGCGAAGCTGATCGAAAAAGACACAAAAAAAGTGACTGAGCGCGATAAAAAGGATTTTTGGATTTTAAATAATCCAAAGTTGGCCGAGAAGAATGTTACGGATAAAGAGAGGAAAAAGGTGGAAGAGGGAGAGCTGGAAGAAAGTGATTTGTATAAGCTTCAGCTTGATCGGATTACTTCAGATGAAATAGAGCTTTCGAAAGATGAGCTGGAAGTCCTTGCCATCTATAGGGAATTTGCTAGCGGATATGCCCTTACCCCGCAAATTGTGAAAAACAAGAAAGTAACGAAAGAAGAATTCGCTAAGGTGAGTGAAAACCTTGATTCGCTCCCAGGGGTCGATATATCAACAGATTGGGATCGTTTTTATACGTATAATAAAACGCTTAAATCTGTATTAGGTAAAGTTTCTTCATCTGAAGAGGGTTTGCCTAGTGAAAGCCTGAACTACTACCTTGCACGTGATTACAGCCGGAATGACCGTGTAGGTAAGAGTTATATTGAGGCGCAATATGAGGATATCCTCCAAGGGCAGAAAGCGAAAGTAAGGAATGTGACCGATAAATCAGGAAATGTTGTCGATTCCGAAGTGATTACTGAAGGTTCGCGAGGAAAAGATCTTATATTGACAGTTGATATGGATTTACAGCTTGCAACAGAGGAAATCATTGAAAAGGAATTGATTGCCAAGAAAAAAATGGGTAACACCAAATTCTTGGACAGGGCCTTTGTCGTCATGATGGATCCCGATACAGGGGAAATTTTAACGATGGCGGGTAAGAAATATGAGAAGGATTCAAAAACAGGGAAATCTTCCATAGAGGACTTTGCATTAGGGAATATTACGACTTCCTATACAATGGGCTCCTCAGTAAAAGGCGCAACTGTTTTGACCGGTTATCAGCAAGGAGCCATTCAGCCAGGTACATACTTTTATGATACGAAGCTGAAGATTAAGGGTACAAAGGAAAAAGGCTCATATAGTAACTTTGGGAACATTAATGATTTGACTGCGTTAAAAGTATCCTCGAACGTTTATATGTTCAGAACGGCAATTAATATTGCAGGTGCGCATTATGTGCCGAATGAACCTTTGAATATAAGTTCAAGTGCCTTTTCAACCATGCGTAATTCATTTGCCCAGTTTGGCTTGGGTGTCCGAACGGGGATCGACCTCCCGAATGAAATGAGTGGATTCAAAGGTTCGGAAACGTCACCAGGTAAACTGCTTGACCTCGCAATCGGACAGTACGATACGTACACACCGATTCAGCTTGTGCAGTATGTTTCAGCCATTGCGAATGGCGGTAACCGCATGAAGCCGCATATGGTTAAGGAAATCCGCGATCCGGTAGATAATAATGAGGAATTGGGTCCTATTGCGGAAGACGTTTCACCAACTGTCCTTAATCGTCTTGAGATGAAGGAAGAATGGATAGAACGTGTGCAGAGCGGTTTCGAGAAAGTTTCCATGGAACAAGGCGGAACAGCATATAAGTATTTTGGTAAGAAACCATATACGGTAGCGGCTAAAACCGGAACGGCGCAAGCGTTCTATGATGGTCCGAACCGAGCGGATTATAGCGAACCTCAAGATACGATGAATATCACGTTGGTCGGCTATGCCCCTGCTAAAAATCCGGAAGTTGCTTTTGCTGTTGTTGTACCGTGGGCGTACCAGGGCCATTCGGGTCATGATATGAGTAAAAAAATTGGCGAAGAGATTATGGATACTTATTTCGATCTGAAGAAAGAACGGGCAAAGAAGGAAAATACTGAAACCTCGACTGATTTGAAAGTGGAGAATGGTAAAGACGTCCAAAAGGACCAGGCTGAAGTTAGAAAAAGCCAGGAAAATGAATAA